A DNA window from Microcystis aeruginosa NIES-843 contains the following coding sequences:
- a CDS encoding DUF2283 domain-containing protein, with protein sequence MEKNLTFRYDPTGDILYVDVCSPYADQESEEIGDEIVARLNPTSGEIENLEILFFSKRWNQPFPLQLPIDAAFRLVG encoded by the coding sequence ATGGAAAAAAATCTAACTTTTCGCTATGACCCGACGGGAGATATTCTTTATGTAGATGTCTGTTCTCCCTATGCAGATCAAGAGTCGGAGGAGATTGGGGATGAAATTGTCGCTCGTCTAAATCCGACTTCTGGGGAGATTGAGAATTTGGAGATTTTATTTTTCTCGAAACGCTGGAATCAACCATTTCCGTTACAATTGCCGATTGATGCTGCTTTTCGATTAGTGGGATAA